One window from the genome of Salvia miltiorrhiza cultivar Shanhuang (shh) chromosome 7, IMPLAD_Smil_shh, whole genome shotgun sequence encodes:
- the LOC130994801 gene encoding probable disease resistance protein At1g58602 — translation MAEAVVSTALETLRDLLLEEVKFLYGVGDEVKELEIQLKEMKCLLKDADRRRHESEIILNWIWEIKDLVYRAEAAIERHAAYQVSSRRRRGRGLTQLIRRCSCSLEECYSIHQLGSEISPIKSRLERINKEMLESGIKKNIINNQDEGANNRARKSFPEFEIGDCFVGMENELKQIGNLLRQENEDRVISVWGMGGSGKTTIAKKLYDETKASFDLSAWVCISQQCQNFRSVWEDVLKQLLPQTRKGVSDDGPQIREDVVPNLSEWELKERLCKIQREKRCLIVVDDLWKVADWNELKHPFLVQNLQSKILITTREEEVAEIGCPVKVGLLKEEDALELLKMKAFPDANIPEFALEEDFEKIGKEMVRKCGYLPLTISLLGGILRKKNSMKEWELVNKDIKKHIYRDESEIDGVLNLSYESLPYYLKPCFLYMGIFQEDEDIHVWNLYRMWIAQGMISYQNIGDKDKTLMEIAELYLGELASRSIVQVEINYDDGVTPTRKYRICKLHDVVRELCLKLGRSEDFGVQSLEYQIGKLQQDSSHRKIRHLAIHFRKEVQVEPDELTVTWGEDTGEHLRSLQMFNHIKSDVVVEFPPQGIINFQKFKLLRNLGMVGFKFEGRKLSKGITSLVHLRRLCLEECEFDKLPLSIRNLVYMDTLDLSGSWDVGVPNIFKEMLRLKHLFLPDYHVGNIRSYQLTLDEGVVELETLLEVDSRVHKLKCMNRMKNLQSFSTKIHDNESLSAMIDAIAIMDKLIYCRVEIKRGCELGTNEEVLNKTFTCPNLHELGIEVKLGNVLSECRSDFISSKLTSLDLSKCEIEDDPMGILGTLPCLTALYLYWKSFLGEEMTCPSNSFPRLKMLSVFQLPKLRELRVEAGAMPLLSQLRIAYCESLEMLPDGLSGISTLRVLEIYGMPELGNKVSTSGEDFHKVSHVPSIIIQDDF, via the exons ATGGCGGAAGCAGTGGTGTCGACTGCTCTGGAAACCTTGCGCGATTTGTTGCTGGAAGAAGTAAAGTTTTTGTATGGTGTGGGCGATGAAGTGAAGGAGCTCGAGATCCAGCTCAAAGAGATGAAGTGTCTTCTCAAAGATGCCGACAGAAGACGACATGAAAGCGAAATCATTTTGAATTGGATCTGGGAGATCAAAGATCTTGTGTATAGAGCCGAAGCTGCCATTGAAAGACACGCAGCATATCAAGTGTCTTCGAGGAGAAGACGAGGACGAGGCCTCACACAGCTCATCCGCAGATGCAGTTGTAGTTTGGAAGAATGCTACTCGATCCACCAACTAGGCTCGGAGATTTCACCAATCAAATCCCGTCTTGAAAGGATAAACAAGGAAATGTTAGAAAGTGGCATAAAGAAGAACATCATCAACAATCAAGATGAAGGGGCCAACAACAGGGCAAGGAAGAGCTTCCCCGAATTCGAGATCGGAGATTGTTTTGTGGGGATGGAGAATGAGCTGAAGCAGATTGGTAATCTCCTAAGGCAAGAGAATGAGGATCGAGTAATTTCAGTGTGGGGAATGGGGGGATCAGGCAAGACCACCATTGCCAAAAAGCTCTACGACGAGACCAAGGCCAGCTTTGATCTTTCCGCATGGGTTTGCATTAGTCAGCAATGTCAGAATTTTCGATCAGTTTGGGAGGATGTTCTGAAGCAGCTACTGCCACAAACGAGGAAAGGTGTGAGCGATGATGGGCCACAAATAAGAGAGGACGTTGTTCCAAATCTGAGCGAGTGGGAGTTGAAGGAGCGATTATGCAAGATACAAAGAGAGAAGCGTTGCCTCATTGTTGTGGACGATCTTTGGAAAGTTGCTGATTGGAATGAGTTGAAGCATCCCTTCCTTGTCCAGAATTTGCAAAGCAAAATCTTGATCACCACACGCGAAGAGGAAGTCGCAGAGATTGGATGCCCAGTAAAAGTTGGGCTTCTAAAAGAGGAAGATGCTTTGGAACTACTCAAGATGAAAGCCTTTCCAGATGCCAACATTCCAG AATTTGCATTGGAAGAAGATTTTGAGAAAATTGGGAAAGAAATGGTGCGGAAATGTGGGTATTTGCCGTTAACAATTTCTTTACTAGGAGGGATCttgagaaagaaaaattcaATGAAGGAGTGGGAGTTAGTAAATAAGGATATCAAAAAACACATATATAGagatgaaagtgagattgaTGGAGTGCTGAATTTAAGCTATGAAAGTCTACCATATTATTTGAAGCCTTGCTTTCTATATATGGGTATATTTCAAGAGGACGAAGATATACATGTTTGGAATTTATATAGGATGTGGATAGCACAAGGCATGATTTCATATCAGAATATTGGAGATAAGGACAAAACTTTAATGGAAATTGCCGAGCTCTACTTGGGTGAGTTGGCCTCCAGGTCCATCGTCCAAGTTGAAATTAATTACGACGATGGTGTCACACCTACCAGAAAATATAGGATCTGCAAACTTCATGATGTAGTAAGAGAACTATGTTTGAAACTGGGGAGAAGTGAGGATTTTGGTGTGCAGAGTTTGGAGTATCAAATTGGGAAGCTACAGCAAGATTCCTCGCACAGGAAAATACGGCATTTGGCTATACATTTCAGGAAAGAAGTTCAAGTGGAACCTGACGAGCTTACAGTTACTTGGGGAGAAGATACTGGCGAACATTTAAGGTCTCTTCAAATGTTCAATCACATAAAGTCGGATGTTGTTGTTGAGTTTCCCCCGCAAGGTATCATTAATTTTCAGAAATTCAAATTGTTGAGAAATCTAGGTATGGTGGGATTCAAATTTGAAGGAAGAAAGTTATCGAAAGGAATCACTAGTCTTGTTCACCTTAGACGTTTGTGTTTAGAAGAATGTGAATTTGATAAGCTACCATTGTCCATAAGGAATCTGGTATACATGGATACCCTTGATTTAAGTGGTTCATGGGATGTTGGAGTTCCAAATATTTTTAAGGAGATGCTACGTTTAAAACACTTGTTTCTTCCCGATTATCATGTGGGAAATATTAGAAGTTATCAATTGACATTGGACGAGGGAGTGGTTGAGTTGGAGACCCTATTGGAGGTGGATAGTAGAGTGcataaattaaaatgtatgaacaGAATGAAGAATCTACAGAGTTTCTCAACCAAAATACATGACAATGAAAGCTTGTCAGCCATGATCGATGCCATTGCTATCATGGACAAGTTAATATATTGTAGGGTTGAAATCAAACGGGGTTGCGAGTTAGGAACAAATGAGGAAGTGTTGAACAAGACATTCACATGTCCAAATCTTCATGAATTGGGGATTGAAGTTAAATTAGGGAATGTGCTATCTGAGTGTCGGAGTGACTTCATCAGCTCAAAACTTACGAGTTTGGATCTGTCCAAATGTGAGATTGAGGATGATCCAATGGGGATACTGGGGACGCTTCCTTGCTTGACAGCGTTGTATTTATACTGGAAATCATTTCTCGGGGAGGAGATGACGTGTCCATCAAACAGTTTTCCTCGCCTCAAGATGCTCTCTGTATTTCAATTACCAAAGTTGAGGGAGTTGAGAGTGGAGGCGGGAGCCATGCCCCTTCTCTCTCAATTAAGAATCGCCTATTGTGAAAGTCTGGAGATGCTTCCAGATGGATTGAGTGGCATTTCTACTCTTCGGGTACTGGAGATTTATGGAATGCCGGAATTGGGGAACAAGGTATCGACATCAGGAGAGGATTTCCACAAAGTCAGCCATGTCCCTTCAATTATCATCCAAGATGATTTCTAG
- the LOC130994458 gene encoding uncharacterized protein LOC130994458 encodes MDALLIQCTSYFLIMYSLDPYSRSWRCNPLSSPCGTAWKNAHNRTDAVAIPGRCGLSCFGSLLTLSRGLAFRSLASNTPPSTPPTSRTTPSAHPVYCSTAAAAHRHIAQPLPAQSQICNRTRNDGSGTRSSVAMGGEEAVFQRGISGVMQEIIRKEVRNYMVGMEMEKKGHYMQSDAMMINGVIKRMGMSKVD; translated from the exons ATGGATGCATTGTTAATTCAGTGCACAAGTTACTTTCTCATTATGTATAGCCTTG ATCCTTATAGTCGAAGttgg CGCTGCaatcctctctcttccccctgCGGCACCGCCTGGAAAAACGCCCACAATCGCACCGACGCCGTCGCCATCCCTGGCCGATGCGGCCTCTCCTGCTTCGGCAGCCTCCTCACCCTCAGCCGCGGCCTCGCGTTCCGCTCCCTCGCCTCCAACACTCCGCCCTCAACGCCACCGACCTCGCGCACCACTCCCTCAGCCCACCCCGTCTACTGCTCCACAGCCGCAGCCGCACATCGTCACATCGCTCAGCCTCTCCCTGCTCAGAGCCAAATCTGCAACCGTACTCGCAATGATGGATCTGGAACCCGATCCTCAGTCGCGATGGGCGGCGAAGAAGCAGTTTTTCAGCGCGGAATTTCTGGGGTGATGCAGGAGATTATAAGGAAGGAGGTGAGGAATTACATGGTGGGGATGGAGATGGAGAAGAAGGGGCACTACATGCAGAGTGATGCGATGATGATTAATGGCGTAATTAAGCGGATGGGGATGAGCAAGGTTGATTGA